One Tessaracoccus lacteus DNA window includes the following coding sequences:
- a CDS encoding SAF domain-containing protein produces MHRPQRPPTPAPARPDGVQLRAQRSPRLIALGVLLVVLGGIAAASLYAANTHHRSVVAMAGDVTRGQVIGRESLTVVEVPETLATEALDGERLDELVGQRALTDLPAGAFPQPGHVGDDPLPDGQGLVGLKLTPGRLPASEVVPGTELLVVSLAEADTTAVEATAASSPVFLDDGVTVTLDIRVADADAATVARLAATDLVAVVMTGVA; encoded by the coding sequence ATGCACAGACCCCAGCGGCCACCCACACCCGCGCCGGCGAGGCCGGACGGGGTCCAGCTGCGAGCCCAGCGCAGCCCGCGGCTGATCGCGCTGGGGGTCCTGCTCGTCGTCCTGGGTGGCATTGCAGCCGCCAGCCTGTACGCGGCCAACACTCACCACCGCAGCGTGGTCGCGATGGCGGGTGACGTCACACGCGGCCAGGTCATCGGGCGCGAGTCGCTGACGGTGGTCGAGGTCCCCGAGACCCTGGCGACCGAGGCGCTCGACGGTGAACGCCTCGACGAGCTGGTCGGCCAGCGCGCCCTCACAGACCTCCCTGCGGGCGCGTTTCCGCAGCCCGGGCACGTCGGGGACGACCCGCTGCCCGACGGTCAGGGGCTGGTGGGACTCAAACTCACGCCGGGCCGGCTGCCCGCCTCGGAGGTGGTCCCCGGCACGGAGCTGCTGGTCGTGTCGCTCGCCGAGGCGGACACCACGGCCGTCGAGGCCACGGCCGCCTCGTCGCCCGTGTTCCTCGATGACGGCGTGACCGTCACCCTCGACATCCGCGTGGCCGACGCGGATGCCGCGACGGTGGCCCGGCTCGCGGCCACCGACCTGGTGGCCGTCGTCATGACCGGGGTGGCGTGA